From a region of the Leptospira montravelensis genome:
- the atpD gene encoding F0F1 ATP synthase subunit beta yields the protein MNKGKIKQIIGSVMDISFESGNMPEIYNAVEIQSKVNGKDVTITAEVQQHIGDNTVRAISLQSTDGLKRGLEVIDTGVPISVPVGTKTLGRIFNVLGEAIDELGDLPKDVKKMPIHRNAPSYEEIKPKTEIFETGIKVIDLLAPYIKGGKTGLFGGAGVGKTVLIQELINNIAKQHGGYSVFAGVGERTREGNDLWNEMKESGVIDKTVLCFGQMNEPPGARLRIALSALTMAENFRDESGSDILLFVDNIFRFSQAGSEVSALLGRMPSAVGYQPTLSTEMGGLQERITSTVRGSITSVQAIYVPADDLTDPAPATAFAHLDATTTLSRAISEKGIYPAVDPLDSTSRIMNPQIVGEEHYNTAREVQRILQRYKDLQDIIAILGMDELSEDDKILVSRARRLEKFLSQPFHVAEQFTGRPGKYVKLEDTIRSFKGIIEGKYDTLPEQAFYMVGSIDEAIEAAKQLKG from the coding sequence ATGAATAAAGGTAAAATTAAACAAATCATCGGTTCGGTAATGGACATCAGTTTTGAATCCGGGAATATGCCTGAGATCTACAATGCTGTTGAAATCCAATCTAAAGTGAACGGCAAAGACGTAACTATTACTGCAGAAGTGCAACAGCACATTGGAGACAACACGGTTCGTGCGATCTCCCTTCAATCCACTGACGGATTAAAAAGAGGATTAGAAGTCATTGATACAGGAGTTCCAATTTCTGTTCCGGTAGGAACAAAAACTCTTGGTCGTATCTTTAACGTACTTGGTGAGGCTATCGACGAACTCGGTGACCTTCCTAAAGACGTAAAAAAGATGCCAATCCATAGAAACGCTCCTTCTTACGAAGAAATTAAACCTAAAACTGAGATTTTTGAAACAGGAATCAAGGTAATCGATCTACTCGCTCCTTATATCAAGGGGGGAAAAACAGGACTATTCGGTGGTGCTGGGGTAGGGAAAACGGTTCTTATCCAAGAGCTTATCAACAACATTGCAAAACAACATGGTGGTTACTCTGTGTTCGCTGGTGTGGGTGAAAGAACTCGTGAAGGAAACGACCTTTGGAACGAGATGAAGGAATCGGGAGTTATCGACAAAACAGTTCTTTGTTTTGGTCAGATGAACGAACCACCAGGTGCTCGTCTTCGTATCGCACTTTCTGCATTAACTATGGCAGAAAACTTCCGTGATGAATCCGGATCAGACATTTTACTTTTCGTAGATAATATCTTCCGTTTCTCGCAAGCAGGGTCTGAAGTATCGGCCCTTCTTGGTCGTATGCCATCTGCGGTAGGATACCAACCAACTCTTTCTACAGAGATGGGTGGATTACAAGAGCGGATTACATCAACGGTTCGTGGTTCCATCACTTCGGTGCAAGCGATCTACGTTCCTGCCGACGACTTAACTGACCCGGCTCCAGCAACGGCGTTTGCTCACTTAGATGCAACAACGACATTATCTCGGGCGATTTCTGAAAAAGGGATTTATCCTGCTGTGGATCCGCTCGATTCCACATCACGCATCATGAACCCACAAATCGTTGGGGAAGAACACTACAACACAGCGCGTGAAGTACAAAGAATCCTTCAAAGATACAAAGACCTTCAAGATATCATTGCGATCCTTGGTATGGACGAACTTTCTGAGGATGACAAAATTCTAGTATCTCGTGCTCGTCGTTTGGAGAAATTCCTTTCTCAACCGTTCCACGTAGCGGAACAGTTCACTGGTCGACCTGGAAAGTATGTAAAATTGGAAGATACCATCCGTTCCTTCAAAGGAATCATTGAAGGTAAGTATGACACACTTCCAGAACAAGCCTTCTATATGGTCGGTTCGATTGACGAAGCGATCGAAGCGGCAAAACAACTCAAAGGTTAA
- the atpA gene encoding F0F1 ATP synthase subunit alpha — MKIKTDEVTSVLKQEIKNFKKDLQVEEVGTVLEVGDGIARVYGLTNVMSGELVEFQNGVRGQAFNLEENSVGVVIFGDYIKIEEGFSVKRVGKIFEVPVGPELLGRVLNPLGEVIDGKGPLNAKKTRPVESPAPGIAMRKSVHEPMQTGIKAIDAMIPIGRGQRELIIGDRGTGKTSIAIDTIINQKGKGVICVYVAIGQKASTVASTIEMLREKGALEYTIIVSANASEPAPMLYIAPYSGATMAEYFMYEEGKATLVVYDDLSKQAVAYRQMSLLLRRPPGREAYPGDVFYLHSRLLERAAKLDDKFGGGSMTALPIIETQEGEVSAYIPTNVISITDGQIYLQSNLFASGLRPAVDVGISVSRVGSAAQIKAMKKVAGTLKSDLAQFRDLEAFAQLGTELDPVTQAQLDRGYRVLEILKQPNNSPTPVEEQVISIFAVTKGFMDTIPTAKVREFETYLLKTMREQHSEILEEIRTAKEVKQEAALQKTIKSIAEHFLAKNN; from the coding sequence ATGAAAATTAAAACAGACGAAGTAACGTCGGTACTAAAACAAGAAATTAAAAACTTCAAAAAAGACCTTCAAGTTGAAGAAGTCGGAACGGTTCTCGAAGTAGGGGACGGGATTGCGAGAGTTTACGGACTCACAAACGTAATGTCAGGAGAGCTTGTTGAATTCCAAAACGGAGTTCGAGGACAAGCATTCAACTTAGAAGAAAACTCCGTAGGGGTTGTAATCTTCGGTGATTATATTAAAATTGAAGAAGGTTTTTCCGTTAAACGTGTAGGAAAGATCTTCGAAGTTCCAGTGGGACCAGAACTTCTCGGTCGTGTGCTTAACCCACTCGGGGAAGTGATCGACGGAAAAGGACCTCTGAACGCAAAAAAAACAAGACCTGTTGAGTCACCAGCTCCAGGGATTGCGATGAGAAAATCAGTTCATGAACCAATGCAAACAGGAATCAAAGCAATTGATGCGATGATCCCCATTGGACGTGGACAAAGAGAGCTCATCATTGGTGACCGCGGAACAGGAAAAACTTCCATCGCGATCGACACCATCATCAACCAAAAAGGAAAAGGTGTGATCTGCGTTTACGTAGCGATTGGACAAAAAGCATCTACTGTTGCTTCCACCATCGAAATGTTACGCGAAAAAGGTGCATTAGAATATACGATCATCGTATCGGCAAACGCATCTGAACCTGCTCCTATGTTATACATTGCACCTTACTCTGGTGCGACTATGGCTGAATACTTTATGTATGAAGAAGGGAAAGCAACACTCGTTGTTTATGATGACCTTTCTAAACAAGCCGTAGCATACCGACAAATGTCACTTTTACTTCGCCGCCCACCAGGTCGTGAAGCATATCCTGGGGACGTATTCTACCTTCACTCTCGCCTCCTTGAAAGAGCAGCGAAACTTGATGATAAATTTGGTGGTGGGTCTATGACAGCACTTCCAATCATTGAAACTCAAGAAGGGGAAGTATCTGCATACATTCCTACCAACGTAATTTCCATCACTGATGGTCAGATTTACCTTCAATCCAACCTATTTGCATCGGGCCTTCGCCCTGCGGTGGATGTGGGAATTTCTGTATCACGGGTTGGATCTGCTGCGCAAATCAAAGCGATGAAAAAAGTAGCGGGAACTCTCAAGTCCGACCTTGCACAGTTCCGTGACTTAGAAGCGTTTGCACAGTTAGGAACAGAACTCGACCCAGTGACACAAGCACAGCTTGATCGTGGATACCGAGTCCTTGAAATTCTCAAACAACCAAACAATTCTCCCACTCCGGTAGAAGAACAAGTGATCTCCATCTTTGCTGTAACCAAAGGTTTTATGGATACAATTCCTACAGCTAAGGTTCGTGAATTTGAAACTTACCTTTTGAAAACGATGAGAGAACAACACTCTGAAATTTTGGAAGAAATCAGAACTGCCAAAGAAGTAAAACAAGAAGCAGCTCTGCAAAAAACAATCAAGTCGATTGCTGAACATTTTCTAGCAAAGAATAATTAA
- the atpC gene encoding ATP synthase F1 subunit epsilon, whose product MSKELTLTVISPDKILYQGKAESVILPGSVGYFGILPGHATLVSQLDFGLIKLHSAGKEFRIAIDGGFCEVRNDQIRVLTEGGDSEDDLSHDHAVELLEEAEALPVSKDKEILLKKAKVRILLHER is encoded by the coding sequence ATGAGTAAAGAACTGACTTTAACGGTCATCTCACCCGACAAAATCCTTTATCAGGGCAAGGCAGAATCAGTGATTCTGCCAGGTTCTGTGGGTTATTTTGGAATTTTGCCAGGACATGCCACACTTGTTTCCCAACTCGATTTCGGGCTCATCAAATTGCATTCTGCAGGAAAAGAGTTCCGAATCGCCATCGATGGGGGTTTCTGTGAAGTGAGAAATGACCAAATCCGAGTGCTTACCGAAGGTGGAGATTCTGAGGATGATTTGTCCCATGACCACGCGGTAGAACTCCTAGAGGAAGCGGAAGCCCTTCCGGTTTCGAAAGACAAAGAAATTCTTCTAAAGAAAGCAAAAGTTCGCATTTTACTGCACGAACGTTAA
- the atpG gene encoding ATP synthase F1 subunit gamma yields the protein MATPREIKKRINSVKNTRKITRTMEMVSTAKAKKATNKVNAAKPYADLTRELVSSLSSLAGIIHSPYLRKPDKIRKVAILAIAANRGLCGGFNSNLLRMVKNRIEELKSKGVEVEVHAAGKKAISFFKFAKVELVTTHTNIDDKAGSKEANDLASYFMERFANESVDSVEIISTHYYSAATQKPEITTVLPLSMEDSSVKGSSGPEVLYEPDPKTILENLLPMVIKTTFVKIILESVASEHIARRVAMKAATDAAGEMIKLLTRGYNRVRQAKITQEISEIVGGAEAIS from the coding sequence TTGGCGACACCGCGTGAGATAAAAAAGAGGATTAACTCGGTTAAAAACACGAGAAAAATCACTCGAACGATGGAGATGGTCTCCACGGCAAAGGCAAAAAAAGCCACTAACAAAGTGAATGCGGCAAAACCGTATGCCGATTTAACTCGTGAGTTAGTATCTTCTTTGTCTAGCCTTGCTGGGATCATCCACAGCCCTTACTTAAGGAAGCCGGACAAAATCCGAAAAGTTGCTATCCTTGCGATTGCCGCAAACCGTGGGTTATGCGGTGGTTTTAACTCCAACCTTCTTCGTATGGTCAAAAACCGTATCGAAGAGTTGAAGTCAAAAGGTGTGGAAGTTGAAGTCCATGCAGCAGGGAAAAAGGCAATTTCTTTCTTTAAATTTGCAAAAGTTGAGTTGGTAACAACACATACCAATATCGATGATAAAGCAGGAAGTAAGGAAGCAAACGATCTTGCTTCTTACTTTATGGAACGTTTTGCAAATGAATCAGTGGATTCAGTTGAAATTATTTCCACTCATTACTATTCGGCAGCAACTCAAAAACCGGAGATCACGACGGTTCTTCCTTTATCAATGGAAGATTCAAGTGTGAAAGGATCTTCTGGTCCAGAGGTTTTGTATGAACCGGATCCAAAAACTATTTTGGAAAACCTACTTCCTATGGTGATCAAAACTACTTTTGTTAAAATCATTTTAGAGTCGGTAGCTTCCGAACACATTGCACGAAGAGTGGCAATGAAAGCAGCTACGGATGCTGCTGGTGAGATGATCAAACTTCTGACTCGCGGTTACAACCGAGTACGTCAGGCAAAAATTACGCAGGAAATTTCAGAAATCGTAGGGGGAGCGGAAGCCATCTCCTAA
- a CDS encoding F0F1 ATP synthase subunit B, with the protein MVILAASGFNLLKVNPGLVIWTLVTFSVVVFVLKKFAWDKILHALEERASGIQGDINKAETLRVEAEKSLKEYKDQLFKATEEAHKIVDEAKKDAVALRSRLTEEAHNEVKGIKDNAIREIDLAKSRALSEMQNQIVEMSVLIASEILEKQLKKEDYASFVEKEIAKLDKLKIK; encoded by the coding sequence TTGGTTATCCTCGCGGCTTCCGGCTTCAATTTGCTGAAAGTCAATCCGGGTCTGGTCATCTGGACCCTGGTCACTTTCTCAGTTGTTGTCTTCGTTCTTAAAAAATTTGCATGGGACAAGATCCTTCATGCTCTCGAAGAACGTGCTTCCGGCATCCAAGGCGATATCAACAAAGCAGAAACCCTTCGTGTAGAAGCAGAAAAGTCTTTAAAAGAATACAAAGACCAACTCTTCAAAGCGACGGAAGAAGCTCATAAAATTGTAGATGAAGCTAAAAAAGATGCAGTTGCTCTCCGCTCTCGATTGACGGAAGAAGCACACAACGAAGTGAAAGGCATTAAAGATAACGCAATTCGCGAAATCGATTTAGCGAAGAGCAGAGCTTTATCTGAAATGCAAAACCAAATTGTGGAAATGTCCGTTCTCATCGCGAGTGAGATCTTGGAGAAACAATTGAAGAAGGAAGACTATGCTTCCTTTGTCGAAAAAGAGATCGCAAAACTCGATAAACTTAAAATCAAATGA
- a CDS encoding SLBB domain-containing protein produces MAIDWIRRSVLVTILLTGFYYLKENPDLRKRIYSEQPIRVRIEGPVRNPGFYSLDAGANGKDLIELAGGYIPGTQIKMEDSILEQPLEDGQVLNLGKR; encoded by the coding sequence TTGGCTATAGATTGGATTCGACGTTCTGTATTGGTGACGATACTTTTGACCGGATTCTATTACTTAAAGGAAAACCCTGATTTGCGAAAAAGAATCTATTCTGAACAACCGATTCGTGTTAGAATTGAGGGACCAGTAAGGAACCCTGGATTCTATTCCTTGGATGCAGGTGCAAACGGAAAGGATTTGATTGAATTGGCGGGTGGATATATACCCGGAACGCAAATCAAAATGGAGGACAGTATCTTGGAACAGCCGTTAGAGGATGGCCAGGTACTAAATTTGGGAAAACGGTAA
- the atpE gene encoding ATP synthase F0 subunit C has translation MEFGLGYIAVGLAAGLALLGAGIGIGRIGGSVAESISRQPEAAGKIQLVLYVAAGMIEGAALFAVVIALLIALKLNGSIDKTIGAGATKVEQGQ, from the coding sequence ATGGAATTCGGTTTAGGATACATCGCAGTAGGACTCGCAGCAGGACTTGCATTACTTGGTGCAGGAATCGGTATTGGTAGAATTGGTGGATCAGTGGCAGAAAGCATAAGCCGCCAACCAGAAGCAGCTGGAAAGATCCAACTCGTTCTTTACGTAGCAGCAGGTATGATTGAAGGAGCAGCACTTTTCGCAGTGGTTATCGCTCTTCTTATCGCGCTCAAACTCAATGGCTCAATTGACAAAACAATTGGTGCTGGTGCCACTAAAGTAGAACAAGGACAATAG
- the atpH gene encoding ATP synthase F1 subunit delta encodes MSLNQISKVYATALLELAQEANSLESTEEELSALVDVFFSDESIRHYFLSPLVDPSEKERTAEKSVQGKASEIVANFITLVVRKNRFLFLKDILEDYRTGVDRLKNRSSLRIVSKDSLGKEAVDRITKSISSKFERELRVTEQTDPALIGGFKLFIDDFLIDASIRAKLAGIEEALLQKKIPVGAFE; translated from the coding sequence ATGAGTCTGAACCAAATTTCAAAGGTTTACGCAACGGCACTTTTGGAGTTAGCTCAGGAAGCTAACTCACTTGAGTCAACAGAAGAGGAACTTTCAGCACTCGTTGATGTTTTCTTCTCTGATGAGTCAATTCGCCATTATTTCCTTTCTCCATTAGTTGATCCTTCTGAGAAAGAAAGAACTGCTGAAAAGTCAGTTCAAGGGAAGGCATCGGAAATCGTTGCCAACTTCATCACACTTGTGGTTCGTAAGAATCGATTTCTATTCCTCAAGGATATTTTGGAAGATTATAGAACAGGAGTGGACCGACTTAAAAATCGTAGTTCTCTTCGCATTGTTTCCAAAGATTCTCTTGGCAAAGAAGCTGTAGATCGAATCACCAAGTCTATCTCTTCCAAGTTCGAACGCGAATTACGTGTTACGGAACAAACGGATCCAGCCCTTATTGGTGGATTCAAACTCTTTATAGACGACTTTTTAATCGATGCCTCGATCCGTGCAAAACTTGCAGGAATAGAAGAGGCTCTCCTCCAAAAGAAAATCCCAGTCGGAGCATTTGAATGA